The proteins below come from a single Polymorphobacter fuscus genomic window:
- a CDS encoding winged helix-turn-helix domain-containing protein, whose amino-acid sequence MTTEAFARPAVQKIFGLADLFLPDGTHVKLGKRARALMAMLAVSPAQSLSRDYIIQMLWGRSYREQGQISLRQCLSELRRELPETMLAADNRAIWLNPGKVQTEIDVLVAQSSNDDFVAGLSRLGRPFDSLFLPGAFEQWSADAGRSLTDRLRIEVHRRLSRQRAASQWEAVNRLAAAWLLREPSDSEANAALVLSQTEQGQTANARSTYDAFAGPASQPAIMLHPSAAPLLVVRAVREDVPLGLGLAIREEFAEGLSRFRELRIALPAAGAGEPRGPGYTLDCTVRGSQTPYLSARLATKDVGEVLWTDRQALDHDGASPRALQQQIADLVARVVATLVPTIADDAIMRPEPPVGPTYIAYLRARSLSIAPASHEAALASARALQQLISNDPDFIPAYAPLARLLNTDYFYTRLGSTGPGHRAQAQTLSNVAYASDSKDAHVNSLMGWCALRRQAWDEAERHFNEVVWLNPLNFDRLNEAGDGLVYLGEIDRGERLIESARALRGRFDAYYWNDIGKVRLFRGELDSACDAFEAGGDSLIWTPVYAAIAFALAGRNPASMRERALARLKICWPDREAMTVDRILTFFHFHHPFRLKEPQQLMESGLRQAFAGKLA is encoded by the coding sequence GTGACAACCGAAGCCTTTGCGCGTCCAGCGGTTCAGAAAATCTTTGGGCTAGCCGATTTATTTCTGCCAGATGGGACCCACGTAAAGCTCGGCAAACGCGCGCGAGCCTTGATGGCGATGCTGGCGGTATCGCCCGCGCAGTCGCTGTCGCGCGACTACATCATCCAGATGTTGTGGGGTCGGAGTTATCGAGAGCAGGGGCAGATCAGTCTGCGGCAATGCCTTAGTGAACTGCGCCGCGAATTGCCTGAAACGATGCTTGCTGCGGACAATCGCGCGATCTGGCTAAATCCTGGCAAGGTGCAAACAGAGATCGACGTGCTGGTCGCCCAAAGTTCGAACGACGATTTTGTGGCTGGCTTATCCCGACTGGGCCGGCCCTTCGATTCGCTATTTCTCCCGGGTGCATTTGAGCAATGGTCAGCGGACGCTGGCAGGAGTCTTACGGATAGGCTCCGGATTGAAGTTCATCGCCGGCTCTCCCGCCAACGAGCTGCATCGCAATGGGAGGCGGTAAATCGGCTTGCTGCCGCTTGGCTACTGCGCGAGCCAAGTGACAGCGAAGCGAACGCCGCTTTAGTTCTTTCACAAACCGAACAGGGCCAGACCGCTAACGCTCGTTCCACCTACGACGCGTTCGCCGGACCAGCGTCGCAGCCCGCGATCATGTTGCATCCTTCGGCAGCTCCATTGCTGGTGGTGCGCGCCGTCCGCGAGGACGTGCCATTGGGTCTCGGACTAGCAATTAGAGAGGAGTTTGCGGAAGGACTCAGTCGGTTCCGCGAACTTCGCATTGCCCTGCCGGCTGCCGGTGCCGGCGAGCCGCGCGGCCCTGGTTATACGCTCGATTGTACGGTCCGTGGCAGTCAGACACCTTATCTGTCGGCTCGACTGGCAACAAAGGATGTCGGTGAAGTCCTGTGGACGGACCGTCAGGCGCTCGATCATGACGGCGCCAGCCCGCGGGCACTGCAGCAGCAGATCGCCGACCTTGTGGCACGTGTTGTCGCGACGCTCGTGCCAACAATCGCTGACGACGCCATAATGCGGCCTGAGCCGCCTGTTGGCCCGACGTATATTGCCTATTTGCGCGCCCGCTCGCTTTCCATCGCGCCGGCCAGTCACGAGGCGGCGCTGGCGTCGGCGCGTGCCTTGCAACAACTGATTTCCAATGATCCGGATTTCATTCCGGCCTACGCGCCGCTCGCGCGGTTACTTAACACCGATTACTTTTACACGCGACTTGGATCAACCGGTCCTGGCCATCGCGCGCAAGCGCAAACGCTGTCGAATGTCGCCTACGCCTCCGACAGCAAGGACGCACATGTCAACAGCTTGATGGGTTGGTGCGCTTTGCGCCGGCAGGCGTGGGACGAAGCCGAGCGTCATTTCAATGAAGTGGTTTGGCTGAATCCATTAAATTTTGATCGCCTCAACGAAGCCGGCGATGGTCTTGTCTATCTGGGCGAAATCGATCGAGGTGAGCGATTGATCGAATCAGCACGCGCGCTGCGCGGGCGCTTCGATGCTTACTATTGGAACGACATCGGAAAAGTTCGTCTTTTTAGAGGCGAACTGGATAGTGCATGCGATGCATTCGAAGCCGGTGGCGACAGTCTGATCTGGACACCAGTGTACGCCGCCATCGCTTTCGCGCTGGCCGGGCGCAATCCCGCCTCGATGCGGGAACGCGCCTTGGCGCGGCTGAAGATTTGCTGGCCCGACCGTGAAGCCATGACTGTCGACCGGATCTTAACCTTCTTCCATTTTCATCACCCATTTCGGTTGAAGGAGCCGCAGCAGCTAATGGAGAGCGGGTTGCGCCAGGCTTTTGCTGGCAAGTTAGCGTGA
- a CDS encoding rod shape-determining protein, with product MSLFSRMFSFLSQDMAIDLGTANTLVYVRGRGIVLNEPSVVAMETIRGTRKVVAVGNEAKVMMGKTPGNVECIRPLRDGVIADIDVAEEMIKYFIAKVHTSRLPRFPEIVICVPSGSTSVEKRAIRDAANNAGASQVYLIEEPMAAAIGAGMPVTEPIGSMVVDIGGGTTEVAVLSLRGLAYTTSVRVGGDKMDEAIVSYVRRNHNLLIGEMTAERIKKEIGTAKPPADGIGLTMEIKGRDLMNGVPKEITINQAQIADALSEPVATIVEGVRTALENTQPELAADIVDQGIVLTGGGALLHDMDVVLREATGLPVTVADDPLTCVAIGTGRALEDPIYRGVLTTA from the coding sequence ATGTCGTTGTTCAGCCGCATGTTCTCGTTCCTTAGCCAGGATATGGCCATCGACCTCGGAACGGCCAACACTCTCGTTTATGTTCGCGGACGCGGCATCGTCCTCAACGAGCCCTCCGTGGTTGCGATGGAAACGATACGCGGCACCCGCAAGGTCGTCGCGGTGGGCAACGAAGCCAAGGTGATGATGGGCAAGACGCCCGGCAATGTCGAATGTATCCGGCCGCTGCGCGACGGCGTGATCGCCGACATCGACGTCGCCGAGGAAATGATCAAATATTTCATCGCCAAGGTGCATACGTCGCGGCTGCCGCGCTTCCCTGAAATCGTCATCTGCGTGCCGTCGGGGTCGACCAGCGTCGAAAAGCGCGCCATTCGCGACGCGGCCAACAATGCCGGCGCCAGCCAGGTATACCTCATCGAGGAACCGATGGCCGCCGCGATCGGCGCCGGCATGCCGGTGACCGAACCGATCGGCAGCATGGTGGTCGACATTGGCGGCGGCACCACCGAAGTCGCCGTGCTTTCGCTGCGCGGGCTGGCCTATACGACCAGCGTCCGCGTCGGCGGCGACAAGATGGACGAAGCCATCGTTTCCTATGTTCGCCGCAACCACAATCTTCTGATCGGCGAAATGACCGCCGAACGCATCAAGAAGGAAATCGGCACCGCCAAGCCGCCCGCGGATGGCATCGGCCTGACCATGGAGATCAAGGGCCGCGACCTGATGAACGGCGTGCCGAAAGAGATCACCATCAACCAGGCGCAGATTGCCGACGCGCTGTCGGAACCTGTCGCCACCATTGTCGAAGGTGTGCGCACGGCGCTGGAAAATACCCAGCCCGAACTTGCCGCCGACATTGTCGACCAGGGCATCGTCCTGACCGGCGGCGGTGCCTTGCTGCACGACATGGACGTCGTGCTGCGCGAAGCGACCGGCCTGCCCGTTACCGTCGCCGATGATCCGCTGACCTGCGTCGCCATCGGCACCGGGCGGGCGCTGGAAGACCCGATTTACCGCGGCGTGCTGACCACCGCCTGA
- the mreC gene encoding rod shape-determining protein MreC — MDWTPAPRRSSAMRREQNLALVGAVVSGAVIATGVLLLLVARVNPDAGARVRGALLDVVTPVWAVVRAPFDGVGRAIAWGGSYVAAVDRNRALTTELATARADLQKAAGDQLALAQLKKLMKVRQPGRTTLVTARIVAATSGSVVRTAMIAAGTRDGVGIGLPVIAAEGLIGRTIEAGNHSTRVLLLADPASRIPVVVQRTGQAGLAIGNNRPTLELRDRVGPETPLRAGDRLVTSGDGGVFPPGVPVGTIIAAGTEPPLIRPAATPMGTGFVNIEAAWLPLPAEPVVVSPNVPVPIEARQSQGAKPTASTGAQ; from the coding sequence ATGGACTGGACGCCCGCGCCCCGAAGGTCGAGCGCCATGCGCCGCGAGCAGAACCTCGCGCTCGTGGGTGCGGTCGTGTCGGGTGCCGTGATTGCAACAGGCGTGCTGTTGCTGCTCGTGGCGCGCGTCAATCCCGATGCCGGCGCCCGCGTGCGCGGCGCATTGCTTGACGTCGTCACGCCGGTCTGGGCCGTGGTGCGTGCGCCGTTCGACGGCGTCGGCCGTGCAATTGCCTGGGGCGGCTCCTATGTTGCCGCCGTCGATCGCAACCGCGCCCTTACGACCGAACTCGCGACAGCCCGGGCCGATCTGCAAAAGGCCGCCGGCGACCAGCTTGCGCTGGCGCAACTGAAAAAGCTCATGAAGGTCCGCCAGCCGGGTCGGACAACCTTGGTGACGGCGCGAATCGTTGCCGCGACATCGGGGTCGGTGGTCCGCACGGCGATGATTGCCGCCGGCACGCGCGACGGCGTCGGCATCGGCCTGCCGGTGATTGCCGCGGAAGGTCTGATTGGCCGCACCATCGAAGCCGGCAACCATTCGACACGGGTCTTGCTGCTCGCCGACCCGGCGAGCCGCATTCCCGTCGTTGTCCAGCGCACCGGGCAGGCCGGGCTTGCGATCGGCAACAACCGGCCGACGCTGGAACTGCGCGATCGCGTCGGCCCGGAAACACCGCTGCGCGCCGGCGACCGGCTCGTCACATCGGGCGATGGCGGTGTGTTCCCGCCAGGCGTCCCGGTCGGCACGATCATCGCCGCCGGTACCGAACCACCGCTGATCCGGCCGGCCGCGACCCCCATGGGCACCGGCTTCGTCAACATCGAGGCAGCCTGGCTCCCCTTGCCGGCGGAGCCGGTCGTCGTGTCACCCAATGTGCCAGTGCCTATCGAAGCGCGCCAAAGCCAGGGCGCGAAGCCGACGGCTTCCACTGGCGCCCAATGA
- a CDS encoding YcaO-like family protein, translating into MIGASSVISLELLVAAQQANVTRIGAVTSLDRLEIPVWQAIRPDSRAVSVHSGKGFTDEIAISGAIGEAVESYAAETWWQADVRCRWDELTLAARSPRPSDWWQTPLDANSSPIDWAIVEPLAGAPLAVPSDAISNDFTRTRCEGLVASSAGQAAGMNQGSARLAGLLEVIERDAYRRWQDMGTAARCATMLPRTQLPDCQASRIIADLSARQFSIAFHTLPSVVDVPVAACTLRDIRPGSDAPRVAIGSAARLDPAAAIDAAFLEAVQIRATWISGSRDDLTDPGDADAASAQGVALPLPPGITTSAKLPAPTVGGDPLAWLVARLVGARFVRIAAARLDAPGLGVSVEKLFVPGLMPMRLA; encoded by the coding sequence GTGATTGGCGCCTCATCGGTCATCTCGCTTGAGTTATTGGTGGCTGCGCAACAAGCCAATGTAACCAGAATAGGTGCTGTCACATCGCTCGACCGGTTAGAAATCCCGGTATGGCAGGCCATTCGTCCGGATAGCCGCGCGGTTTCGGTTCACTCGGGGAAAGGATTTACCGACGAAATTGCAATCTCCGGCGCAATCGGGGAGGCGGTAGAAAGCTATGCCGCTGAAACTTGGTGGCAGGCAGATGTGCGCTGTCGATGGGATGAACTAACATTGGCAGCGCGGTCGCCTCGACCTAGCGATTGGTGGCAGACGCCGCTCGATGCGAATAGCAGCCCCATAGATTGGGCCATTGTCGAGCCACTCGCTGGCGCCCCGCTGGCAGTACCGAGCGACGCGATCAGCAACGACTTTACACGGACGCGTTGCGAAGGCCTGGTCGCCAGCAGCGCCGGGCAAGCTGCCGGCATGAACCAAGGTTCGGCTCGATTGGCTGGCCTGTTGGAAGTGATTGAGCGCGACGCCTATCGGCGCTGGCAGGACATGGGCACCGCCGCACGCTGTGCAACCATGCTGCCGAGAACGCAGTTGCCCGATTGCCAGGCCAGCAGGATTATCGCCGATCTTTCAGCGCGCCAATTTTCTATAGCTTTCCATACGTTACCTTCGGTCGTCGATGTGCCCGTTGCGGCCTGCACCCTGCGGGATATTCGCCCCGGATCAGATGCGCCGAGGGTCGCAATCGGCTCGGCTGCTCGGCTCGACCCTGCCGCCGCCATAGATGCCGCTTTCCTCGAGGCAGTTCAGATTCGCGCAACTTGGATATCTGGCAGTCGTGATGACTTAACAGACCCGGGCGATGCCGACGCCGCGAGTGCCCAGGGAGTTGCTTTGCCCCTGCCGCCGGGCATCACCACATCAGCGAAACTGCCGGCTCCGACGGTCGGCGGTGATCCGTTGGCATGGCTGGTGGCACGATTGGTCGGCGCGCGCTTCGTGCGGATCGCAGCTGCTCGCCTCGATGCGCCGGGGCTTGGTGTTTCCGTCGAGAAGCTGTTTGTGCCGGGGTTGATGCCGATGCGATTGGCATGA
- a CDS encoding trypsin-like serine protease codes for MKIPPRFRLADTESANNLRKMKHHRSEIAMPGLVFLALVLSSCGDGSDAPQSRQEIDFKQKSFQSPDVVGGVPISPDSAPNTYRLNVVKPAHVKESCTLTAVGPRVLLTAAHCVFDTDPSFVVTQINLGGKNLAISCRHLSQYQTVRPGNHGWEVDFSTPYDMSADVALCRVDTIYAAGRYLPSAAPYERIDTSDENQWLGKDVIIAGFGPISNTTVSSIDDLSAGVVTVDQSSTRPKTVRVSEKNAYADCGDPSLLTCAKHMLILSDDKVQLAKRDSGGAVFFTAGKSDTLKSTKRLPSIRRIIAVNKARLVDSSDRRYSLVAALGNKRFRDWALAWAAAQGQPGAPLQICGINTPAGDPQCNPPSSSGVTL; via the coding sequence ATGAAGATTCCCCCCCGATTTCGCCTTGCCGACACAGAATCAGCAAATAACCTGAGAAAAATGAAACACCATCGATCAGAAATTGCAATGCCGGGTTTGGTGTTCTTGGCCTTGGTCCTTTCGTCGTGTGGGGATGGCAGCGACGCTCCGCAGAGCAGACAAGAAATTGATTTTAAGCAAAAATCATTTCAATCTCCAGATGTTGTCGGCGGCGTGCCGATCTCGCCGGACTCAGCGCCTAACACGTACCGGTTGAATGTTGTCAAACCGGCACATGTCAAAGAATCGTGTACGTTGACTGCGGTCGGTCCACGAGTGCTGCTGACCGCAGCGCATTGCGTCTTTGATACAGACCCATCGTTCGTCGTCACCCAGATCAATCTCGGTGGCAAGAATTTGGCAATTTCATGCCGGCACCTTTCACAATATCAAACCGTGCGCCCGGGAAACCATGGTTGGGAAGTCGATTTCTCGACTCCATACGATATGTCGGCGGATGTCGCGTTGTGCCGTGTGGATACCATCTACGCCGCAGGGCGGTATCTCCCGAGCGCCGCGCCTTATGAACGGATTGATACCAGTGATGAAAATCAATGGCTCGGCAAAGATGTAATTATTGCAGGTTTTGGGCCAATCTCAAATACTACCGTTTCTTCGATTGACGATCTCAGTGCCGGCGTCGTGACCGTCGACCAGTCGTCAACGCGACCAAAAACCGTACGCGTATCGGAAAAGAATGCGTATGCTGATTGCGGCGATCCCAGTTTGTTGACTTGCGCCAAGCATATGTTAATTTTGTCCGACGATAAGGTGCAGTTGGCAAAAAGGGACAGTGGCGGTGCTGTTTTCTTCACTGCGGGAAAATCAGATACTTTGAAGTCGACTAAGCGCCTCCCATCGATACGGCGCATCATTGCCGTAAACAAGGCGCGATTGGTTGACTCGTCGGATCGACGCTACAGCTTGGTTGCAGCGCTCGGAAACAAGCGCTTTCGGGACTGGGCACTGGCGTGGGCCGCAGCCCAGGGCCAGCCGGGCGCGCCCTTGCAGATTTGCGGTATCAATACGCCAGCAGGTGATCCCCAATGCAACCCGCCTTCCTCCAGCGGCGTCACGCTATAA
- the rodA gene encoding rod shape-determining protein RodA, with product MFNGPWLRELGRLPWGVILVIVALGSFGLVVLYSAAGGALMPWASKQGIRFAILLMAMLGLAMVRPETWMRLAWPIYGVVLLGLIGVELLGHVGGGSQRWLDIGIIRLQPSEFMKLAIVLVLARYYQSLPTGFETRLNALLPALGLIAVPAALVMLQPDLGTALSITFGGVVVMFLAGVRLWLFVGAGVAAAAAMPLVWVMLHEYQRKRVLIFIDPSTDPRGAGYHITQSKIAIGSGGLHGKGFLNGTQSHLDYLPELQTDFIFATMAEEWGLMGGLFIILGFGIVLAWGIGVALRGKTQFERLLALGLTSTLFFYLAVNMMMVMGLAPVVGIPLPLISYGGSAMMTVLILLGIVMGIARKNTIPKQ from the coding sequence ATGTTCAACGGCCCATGGCTGCGCGAACTCGGCCGGCTGCCGTGGGGTGTTATTCTTGTCATCGTCGCTCTGGGCAGCTTCGGCCTCGTCGTGCTGTATTCGGCGGCGGGAGGCGCACTGATGCCATGGGCATCGAAACAGGGCATCCGGTTCGCAATCCTGCTCATGGCCATGCTGGGGCTGGCCATGGTGCGGCCCGAAACCTGGATGCGACTGGCATGGCCGATCTACGGCGTCGTGCTGCTGGGCCTGATCGGCGTCGAGCTTCTCGGACACGTCGGCGGTGGCAGCCAGCGCTGGCTCGATATCGGCATCATCCGGCTGCAACCGTCGGAATTCATGAAACTCGCGATCGTGCTGGTGCTCGCCCGCTACTATCAGTCGCTGCCGACAGGGTTTGAAACGCGCCTCAACGCGCTGCTGCCGGCACTGGGCCTGATCGCCGTGCCCGCAGCCCTTGTCATGCTGCAGCCAGACCTGGGGACGGCATTGTCGATCACCTTCGGCGGGGTCGTGGTCATGTTCCTGGCCGGCGTGCGCCTGTGGCTGTTTGTCGGTGCCGGCGTGGCGGCCGCTGCGGCGATGCCGCTCGTCTGGGTGATGCTGCACGAGTATCAACGCAAACGGGTGCTTATCTTCATTGACCCGTCGACCGATCCACGCGGCGCCGGCTATCACATCACCCAGTCGAAGATCGCCATCGGCTCCGGCGGCTTGCACGGCAAGGGCTTTCTGAACGGCACGCAGAGCCACCTCGACTATCTCCCCGAACTCCAGACCGATTTCATATTTGCCACCATGGCGGAGGAATGGGGTCTGATGGGGGGACTTTTCATCATCCTGGGGTTCGGGATCGTTCTTGCCTGGGGGATCGGCGTCGCGCTGCGCGGCAAAACACAGTTCGAACGCCTGCTGGCGCTGGGACTGACATCCACCCTGTTCTTTTATCTTGCCGTCAACATGATGATGGTCATGGGCCTGGCACCGGTCGTCGGCATTCCCTTGCCGCTGATCAGCTACGGCGGCTCGGCCATGATGACCGTGTTGATCCTGCTGGGGATCGTCATGGGCATCGCCCGCAAGAACACAATACCGAAACAATGA
- a CDS encoding rod shape-determining protein MreD produces MIDRGAPPLRLMSATERRRYLFGYWRVLVPALVVLGLLFAMTAPLLTPVPVFPQLGLLGIFVWATFQPGLMPPWVAFLLGLVADLLFAQPLGVNATLFATTAGFVRVFESRYGHHAHDFDWGMASLVVTVAAFLGAQLMALAGRPVPLPPLAWQVVTSIIAYPLVVWLCAYVQRRAFGPGTAR; encoded by the coding sequence ATGATCGACCGCGGCGCACCACCCTTGCGGCTGATGAGCGCGACCGAGCGTCGGCGCTATTTGTTCGGGTACTGGCGGGTTCTGGTGCCGGCGCTCGTCGTCCTTGGGTTGTTGTTCGCCATGACAGCCCCGCTTTTGACCCCGGTGCCCGTCTTCCCGCAACTGGGGCTGCTCGGCATCTTTGTCTGGGCGACCTTCCAGCCGGGGCTGATGCCGCCCTGGGTGGCATTTCTGCTCGGCCTTGTCGCCGATCTGCTGTTCGCCCAGCCGCTTGGCGTGAACGCCACCCTGTTCGCCACCACAGCGGGTTTCGTCCGCGTCTTCGAATCACGCTACGGTCATCATGCCCATGATTTCGACTGGGGCATGGCCAGCCTTGTCGTCACCGTCGCCGCGTTTCTCGGGGCCCAGTTGATGGCCCTCGCCGGACGGCCGGTGCCGCTGCCGCCGCTGGCGTGGCAGGTGGTAACCAGTATCATCGCCTATCCGCTCGTCGTCTGGCTGTGCGCCTATGTCCAGCGGCGTGCGTTCGGGCCGGGAACCGCGCGATGA
- a CDS encoding TfuA-like protein gives MSDVIIFCGPTLAGVGLPSAVRRQPPAALGDMLAAAPKVPSTLILIDGLFGRQRSPWHKEILTLLSAGHRVVGAASMGALRACELHQFGMIGVGVVFRAYRRGVLIDDGDVAVAHAPAELGWRQLSVAMVDVLTALGRTRHAGAVDHATACVIYDRARAMSFKDRSWSKMLDGLPISGELVRMLAAAPSTKQADALRAVEFALHDSRWPLPPPAPPSTRWERFLP, from the coding sequence ATGAGCGATGTCATCATATTTTGTGGCCCAACACTCGCAGGGGTTGGCCTGCCTTCCGCCGTACGCCGTCAGCCTCCCGCTGCATTGGGCGATATGCTCGCCGCAGCGCCAAAAGTACCGTCGACTCTAATCTTGATTGATGGGCTTTTTGGGCGCCAGCGTAGCCCTTGGCACAAGGAAATTCTGACCCTCCTTTCGGCAGGTCACCGTGTCGTCGGTGCTGCCAGTATGGGAGCACTACGGGCCTGCGAATTACATCAGTTCGGGATGATCGGTGTTGGGGTGGTGTTTCGAGCCTATCGGCGCGGTGTGCTTATTGACGACGGCGACGTTGCGGTTGCGCATGCGCCGGCAGAATTGGGCTGGCGGCAGCTTTCGGTTGCAATGGTAGATGTGTTGACAGCACTTGGCCGGACTCGCCACGCGGGAGCAGTAGATCATGCAACGGCCTGTGTCATCTATGACCGAGCCCGCGCAATGTCGTTCAAAGATCGTAGCTGGAGCAAAATGCTTGATGGTCTTCCTATTTCTGGCGAGTTGGTGAGAATGTTAGCGGCGGCACCGAGTACAAAGCAGGCTGACGCGCTGCGCGCCGTCGAATTCGCTCTGCACGACTCGCGCTGGCCGTTACCACCACCTGCGCCGCCCTCAACCCGCTGGGAGCGATTTCTACCCTAA
- the mrdA gene encoding penicillin-binding protein 2, with amino-acid sequence MSNETNRQQSFSRRAFVLGGGMAAIGTALIGRMTWLAIFDGDQYRLASEKNRVQLRLIPPRRGWIVDRTGKPLAINKPDYRLELLPDQVGDIDIALARVRQVIPISWDDELRIRADIAVQPSYMPVEIARQLDWPAFAAANVQLSDMSGLQPVRAFARVYPDADHFAHLLGYVGAPTPEQYKQQKDPVLIFPGFRIGKDGIERSADKALRGTAGARRVEVTARGKVVRELETRSDTPGETLKLTIDRDLQSYTARRLGDNSASVIVIDCETGDVLTMVSMPAYDPNIFSTRVPSALWKDLQENDHTPLLNKSAMGLYPPGSTFKMVTALAALEAGIAPDSGVRCTGAYRLGNNTWHCHSRRGHGFVDMHTALPKSCDIYFYAYGREIGIDAIADMARRLGLGQKYDLPLAGQAAGIVPDTAWKQKRYGKDWNVGETLNTSIGQGYLIANPLQLAVMTARIASGRAVMPRLILPQDKATPQFASLGIPDDHLALVRQGMYDVVNAGIGTARAARSPVPGVTIAGKTGTAQVRRISAAERRSGVKRNEALPWKQRDHALFVAFAPTDSPRYAVSVIIEHGIAGGRYAAPIARDVLTYLFEPELAMKALGPIEAKMRADRDARERLAAAAPPPAVPDTMMPSWLRTDNLILPPTFEIGDPDAPVEPRSDT; translated from the coding sequence GTGAGCAACGAGACCAACCGACAGCAGAGCTTTTCCCGGCGGGCATTCGTGCTCGGCGGCGGCATGGCGGCCATCGGCACTGCTTTGATCGGCCGGATGACATGGCTGGCGATCTTCGACGGCGACCAATATCGCCTCGCGTCGGAAAAAAACCGCGTCCAGTTGCGGCTGATTCCGCCGCGTCGCGGCTGGATCGTCGACCGCACCGGCAAGCCATTGGCCATCAACAAACCGGATTATCGGCTCGAACTCCTTCCCGACCAGGTCGGCGACATCGACATCGCGCTGGCACGGGTCCGACAGGTCATCCCGATCAGTTGGGACGACGAGCTGCGGATTCGCGCCGACATTGCCGTCCAGCCATCCTACATGCCGGTCGAAATCGCCCGTCAGCTCGATTGGCCGGCCTTCGCCGCAGCGAATGTCCAATTGTCCGACATGTCCGGGCTGCAACCGGTCCGCGCTTTTGCCCGGGTTTATCCCGACGCCGACCATTTCGCTCATCTTCTGGGCTATGTCGGGGCACCGACCCCGGAGCAGTACAAGCAGCAGAAGGACCCGGTCCTGATCTTTCCCGGTTTCCGTATCGGCAAGGACGGGATCGAACGCAGCGCCGACAAGGCGCTGCGCGGCACCGCCGGCGCACGTCGAGTGGAGGTCACGGCGCGCGGCAAGGTGGTGCGAGAGCTGGAGACCCGCAGCGATACACCGGGGGAGACACTGAAACTCACCATCGATCGCGATCTTCAAAGCTACACGGCCCGGCGCCTCGGCGACAACAGCGCCAGTGTGATCGTTATCGACTGCGAAACCGGCGATGTGCTGACGATGGTGTCGATGCCGGCCTATGACCCCAACATTTTTTCCACGCGCGTGCCATCGGCGTTGTGGAAAGACCTGCAGGAAAATGACCACACGCCGCTCCTCAACAAGAGCGCGATGGGCCTGTATCCCCCCGGATCGACGTTCAAGATGGTCACGGCGCTCGCCGCGCTCGAGGCTGGCATCGCTCCGGACTCGGGGGTTCGCTGCACCGGCGCCTACCGGCTCGGCAACAACACCTGGCACTGCCATTCCCGGCGTGGCCATGGCTTTGTCGACATGCACACCGCCCTTCCCAAAAGCTGTGACATTTATTTCTACGCCTATGGACGGGAAATCGGCATCGACGCGATTGCCGATATGGCGCGGCGGCTCGGGCTGGGACAGAAATATGACCTGCCGCTCGCCGGCCAGGCCGCCGGGATCGTGCCGGACACGGCGTGGAAGCAGAAGCGCTATGGCAAGGACTGGAATGTCGGCGAAACGCTGAACACGTCGATCGGCCAGGGCTATCTCATCGCCAATCCGCTGCAGCTGGCGGTGATGACGGCGCGCATCGCCAGCGGACGCGCGGTGATGCCGCGGCTGATATTGCCGCAAGACAAGGCGACGCCGCAGTTTGCGTCCTTGGGTATCCCGGACGATCACCTCGCCCTTGTCCGCCAGGGCATGTACGATGTCGTCAACGCCGGCATCGGCACCGCCCGCGCCGCGCGGTCGCCCGTGCCCGGCGTGACGATTGCCGGCAAGACCGGCACGGCACAGGTCCGCAGGATCAGCGCTGCCGAACGGCGCAGTGGCGTGAAGCGCAACGAGGCCCTGCCCTGGAAGCAACGCGATCACGCGCTGTTCGTCGCCTTCGCCCCGACCGACAGCCCGCGCTATGCCGTCAGCGTCATCATCGAACATGGCATCGCCGGCGGCCGCTATGCCGCACCGATCGCGCGCGACGTGCTGACCTATTTGTTCGAACCGGAACTGGCGATGAAGGCCCTCGGCCCAATCGAGGCAAAGATGCGCGCCGATCGGGACGCGCGCGAGCGTCTGGCCGCCGCCGCACCCCCACCCGCCGTGCCGGACACAATGATGCCATCGTGGCTGCGCACCGACAATCTCATCCTGCCACCGACGTTTGAAATCGGCGATCCGGATGCGCCTGTCGAACCGCGGAGCGACACCTGA